In the Clostridium sporogenes genome, one interval contains:
- a CDS encoding response regulator transcription factor, producing the protein MHTYNVLVVDDEKEIRDAIEIYLRSIENINIIKAADGLDALDILENNEIHVIILDIMMPKLDGIRTCMKIRERNNIPIIMLSAKNEDTDKILGLNIGADDYIAKPFNPLELVARVNSQLRRYTNLGNFPKTSDDDEISIDQLVINKTSHVVTVDSKKVRLTPIEYDILLLLATNPGRVFSSSQIYEYVWNEPSFRTENTVAVHIRRLRKKIEINPKEPKYIKVIWGVGYKIDK; encoded by the coding sequence TTGCATACTTATAATGTGCTTGTTGTAGATGATGAAAAAGAAATTAGAGATGCTATTGAAATATATTTAAGAAGCATAGAGAACATAAATATAATAAAAGCAGCAGATGGATTAGATGCATTAGATATATTAGAAAATAATGAAATTCATGTAATAATATTAGATATTATGATGCCTAAATTAGATGGAATAAGAACCTGTATGAAAATAAGAGAAAGAAATAATATTCCTATAATTATGTTATCTGCTAAAAATGAAGATACAGATAAAATTTTAGGGTTGAACATAGGAGCAGATGATTATATAGCAAAACCTTTTAATCCTTTAGAATTAGTAGCAAGAGTTAATTCTCAACTTAGAAGGTATACAAATCTAGGCAATTTTCCTAAAACATCAGATGATGATGAAATTTCTATAGATCAATTAGTTATAAATAAAACTAGTCATGTAGTTACTGTAGATAGTAAAAAAGTAAGATTAACACCTATAGAATATGATATTCTACTACTTTTAGCCACTAATCCTGGTAGAGTGTTTTCTTCTTCACAAATATATGAATATGTCTGGAATGAACCCTCTTTTAGAACTGAAAACACAGTAGCAGTACATATAAGGCGACTAAGAAAAAAAATAGAAATAAATCCTAAAGAGCCTAAGTATATAAAAGTAATTTGGGGAGTTGGTTATAAAATTGATAAATAG
- the cloSI gene encoding clostripain — MLKNKLSILLTSTLVAASLFSFKPVYADSVNNSNKTNLNNVRQEIQKAENNNQKVTIMYYCDADNNLESSLLSDIQEMKKGYVNNPNLNLVTLIDRSSRYTSDKTVFGEDFEDARLYKIEHNTTKRLDGGKEFPEITINSNYEANMGDADTLKKFINYCKANYKADKYVLIMANHGGGAKEKLKNNQDINRAICWDDSHYDGNSPDCLYMGEISDTLTQEQSVDLLAFDACLMGTAEVAYQFRPGNGGFSADGIVASSPVVWGPGFQYDNILSRLKSGGGTSNEDDLTLGGKEKNFDPATVTNEQLGALFVEEQRDSTHAKGSYDQHLSFYDATKVEDVKRSIDDLAVNLSNENKKDEIEKLRGSRNNTNLMHYFDEYNEQEWIEYPYFDIYDLCEKVNKGNNFSNETKTLASICMDKIDEMVVYSFGGPSKEFKEGKNGLSIFLPDGDKKYSTYYNSIPHWTIQSWYNSIDTVQNGLPPYGKLTWCQDGQDPRVNKVGNWFELLDSWFDKTNGADGGVNHYQW, encoded by the coding sequence ATGTTAAAAAACAAGTTATCTATTCTTTTAACTTCTACTTTGGTGGCTGCTTCTCTTTTTAGTTTTAAACCTGTATATGCTGATTCAGTAAATAATTCTAATAAAACTAATCTAAATAATGTTAGGCAGGAAATACAAAAAGCGGAAAATAATAATCAAAAAGTAACAATTATGTATTATTGTGATGCTGATAATAATTTAGAATCCTCTTTATTAAGTGATATTCAAGAAATGAAAAAAGGATATGTCAACAATCCTAATCTAAATTTAGTTACACTTATAGACAGATCTTCAAGATACACTAGTGACAAAACAGTTTTTGGAGAAGATTTTGAAGATGCTCGTTTATATAAAATTGAGCATAATACAACAAAAAGATTAGATGGTGGAAAGGAATTTCCTGAAATAACTATTAATAGTAATTACGAAGCAAATATGGGAGATGCAGATACTCTTAAAAAATTCATTAATTATTGTAAAGCTAATTATAAAGCTGATAAATATGTTTTAATAATGGCTAACCATGGTGGTGGAGCAAAAGAAAAACTTAAAAATAATCAAGATATAAATAGAGCAATTTGTTGGGATGATAGCCATTATGATGGAAATAGTCCAGATTGTCTTTATATGGGAGAAATTTCAGATACTTTAACACAGGAGCAATCTGTTGATCTACTTGCCTTTGATGCATGCTTAATGGGAACAGCAGAAGTTGCATACCAATTTAGACCAGGTAATGGAGGATTTTCAGCTGATGGTATAGTTGCTTCAAGTCCTGTAGTTTGGGGACCAGGATTCCAATATGATAATATTTTAAGTAGATTGAAATCTGGTGGAGGAACTAGCAATGAAGATGATTTAACTTTAGGTGGTAAAGAAAAAAATTTTGATCCTGCAACTGTTACTAATGAACAATTAGGAGCATTATTTGTAGAAGAACAAAGGGATTCCACTCATGCTAAAGGAAGCTATGATCAACATTTGAGCTTTTATGATGCTACTAAAGTAGAGGATGTAAAAAGATCAATAGACGATTTAGCTGTTAATTTAAGCAATGAAAATAAAAAAGATGAAATTGAAAAATTAAGAGGAAGTAGAAACAATACAAATTTAATGCACTATTTTGACGAATATAATGAACAAGAGTGGATTGAATATCCTTATTTTGATATATATGATTTATGCGAAAAAGTAAATAAAGGTAATAATTTTAGTAATGAAACTAAAACATTAGCTTCAATCTGCATGGATAAAATAGATGAAATGGTAGTTTATTCTTTTGGTGGTCCTAGCAAAGAATTTAAAGAAGGTAAAAATGGATTAAGTATATTCCTACCAGATGGAGATAAAAAATATTCAACTTATTATAATTCAATTCCCCATTGGACTATTCAAAGTTGGTATAATTCAATAGATACAGTTCAAAATGGATTACCTCCTTATGGAAAATTAACTTGGTGCCAAGATGGACAAGATCCAAGAGTAAATAAAGTTGGAAATTGGTTTGAACTTTTAGATTCTTGGTTTGATAAAACTAATGGAGCAGATGGTGGAGTTAATCATTATCAATGGTAA
- a CDS encoding HIT family protein, whose product MNKCVFCNYNPTEIMAENRVAFAILDKFPVNEGHTLIIPKRHFESFFEATEEELKGIYSLMHKVKEMLDIQYEPTGYNVGVNIGYDAGQTIMHLHIHLIPRYKDDVENPRGGIRKFKVPLVEFDG is encoded by the coding sequence ATGAATAAGTGTGTATTTTGTAATTATAATCCTACAGAAATAATGGCAGAGAATAGGGTAGCTTTTGCCATTTTAGATAAATTTCCAGTAAATGAGGGCCATACATTAATAATTCCTAAAAGGCATTTTGAGAGTTTCTTTGAAGCCACAGAAGAAGAGTTAAAAGGTATATATTCTCTTATGCACAAAGTAAAGGAAATGTTAGATATACAGTATGAGCCTACAGGATATAATGTGGGAGTAAATATAGGATATGATGCTGGACAGACCATAATGCATCTTCATATTCATTTGATTCCAAGATATAAAGATGATGTAGAAAATCCTAGAGGTGGAATAAGAAAATTTAAAGTTCCATTAGTAGAATTTGATGGTTAG
- a CDS encoding methyl-accepting chemotaxis protein, translated as MLKTIKSKLIFLVTILVGAILFMGVYSIKSLGNVNNKSTEISKQWVPAIIYSEELNTMISDFRVLENDHIISTNMDMMKEKEKEIEEKSKEIEKYLSLYKKGIKLKEDEELFSSIEKEWDKYSQLNKNVITLSTQLKKEQAINIMRGESKQSFDTVCSSLLKLSQFNKEKTEEASLNGDKLFDIAMKINLTLMLLLSIIGAVLGLFIVNGIRKSLSVLKKELDELSERGGDLTQEIKVNSKDEINDLAKSLNKFMQNIKDIIKTVNENTDTIGVVVDSIKTNVTNLNNDIDEVSATTEELSANMQETAASAEEMSATSQDIERAVKSIAEKSQEGANQANEINKRAENTKVNVQSSQKKSNEIFIKTKEELERAIESSKVVEKINVLSESIMEITSQTSLLALNAAIEAARAGESGKGFSVVADEIRKLAEQSKDTVTEIQSITVKVIESVKNLSDSSNNLLTFMSTDVRNDYKTMLSVSDKYSEDARFVDTLVTDFSSTSEELLASLQDVVKTIESVTQAASEGAGGTTDIACGVLEVSNKSNDVLQEALKSEESANNLKKEVSKFKI; from the coding sequence TTGTTAAAAACTATAAAAAGTAAACTGATTTTTCTTGTAACTATATTAGTAGGTGCAATTCTATTTATGGGAGTATACTCAATAAAAAGCTTAGGCAATGTAAACAATAAATCTACTGAGATCTCTAAACAGTGGGTGCCTGCCATAATATATTCAGAAGAACTTAATACAATGATTTCAGATTTTAGAGTATTAGAAAATGATCATATTATTTCTACAAATATGGATATGATGAAAGAAAAAGAAAAGGAAATAGAAGAAAAATCTAAAGAAATAGAAAAATATCTATCATTATATAAAAAGGGAATAAAATTAAAAGAGGATGAAGAATTATTTAGTTCTATAGAAAAAGAATGGGATAAATATTCACAATTAAATAAAAATGTTATTACCCTAAGTACACAATTAAAGAAAGAGCAAGCAATAAACATAATGAGAGGGGAGTCTAAACAATCTTTTGATACTGTATGTTCTTCTTTATTAAAGCTATCTCAATTTAATAAAGAAAAAACAGAAGAGGCTAGTTTAAACGGGGACAAGCTTTTCGATATTGCGATGAAAATAAACTTAACTTTAATGTTATTATTGTCTATTATAGGTGCAGTTTTAGGACTGTTTATTGTTAACGGTATAAGAAAGTCTTTAAGTGTTTTAAAGAAAGAATTGGATGAACTATCTGAAAGAGGTGGAGATTTAACTCAAGAAATAAAAGTTAATTCTAAAGATGAAATAAATGATCTTGCTAAAAGTTTAAATAAGTTCATGCAAAACATAAAAGATATTATTAAAACTGTTAATGAAAATACAGATACTATTGGAGTAGTTGTAGATAGTATAAAAACTAATGTTACAAACTTAAATAATGATATAGATGAGGTTTCTGCAACTACAGAAGAACTTTCTGCTAATATGCAAGAAACAGCAGCTTCAGCAGAGGAAATGTCAGCAACTTCCCAAGATATAGAAAGAGCTGTTAAGTCTATTGCAGAAAAATCCCAGGAAGGTGCTAATCAAGCAAATGAAATAAATAAAAGAGCAGAAAATACAAAAGTAAATGTACAATCTTCTCAGAAAAAAAGTAATGAAATATTTATAAAAACAAAAGAAGAGCTTGAAAGAGCTATAGAATCTTCAAAAGTTGTAGAGAAGATAAATGTGCTTTCAGAATCTATAATGGAAATAACATCACAAACAAGCCTTCTTGCATTAAATGCAGCTATTGAAGCTGCAAGAGCAGGGGAATCAGGAAAGGGTTTTTCAGTTGTAGCTGATGAAATAAGAAAGCTTGCTGAGCAATCAAAGGATACCGTAACTGAAATACAAAGTATAACAGTTAAAGTAATAGAGTCAGTTAAAAATCTTTCTGATAGTTCAAATAATCTATTAACTTTTATGTCTACAGATGTAAGAAATGATTATAAAACTATGCTAAGTGTATCAGATAAGTATAGCGAAGATGCTAGATTTGTTGATACTCTTGTAACAGATTTTAGTTCAACTTCCGAGGAACTTTTAGCATCATTACAGGATGTAGTTAAAACTATAGAGAGTGTAACACAAGCTGCTAGTGAAGGTGCTGGAGGTACTACAGATATTGCATGTGGGGTATTAGAAGTAAGTAATAAGTCAAATGATGTACTTCAGGAAGCTTTAAAATCAGAAGAAAGTGCTAATAATCTAAAAAAAGAAGTTTCTAAGTTTAAGATTTAA
- a CDS encoding ABC transporter permease subunit: MELFKSEFERLWKNKLTLFCFILIPLAIIGSSKYYLGNNLKLPITSAEYTSFGNYPFMMFQEMLITLFNFIAILFVCISITEEYRKGSIRLIMIRGYSFKEIYFAKIASIISTMFIFFVAYFILSTAIGYFIAPKLYRVKLFYHSSTVNNLKAIFYSLKYYALGFLTVLAILSVFSLFSVTFKSSTGTIATCICFLVGSLIFSKVIEQCYIMLVNNPLNGISLIKIMEKLNFITIPKIQHIGICLVLAGYPGLNYWILGVLASYIIIFTFITCTIFSKRDYLI, encoded by the coding sequence ATGGAACTTTTTAAAAGTGAGTTTGAAAGGCTATGGAAGAACAAATTAACTTTATTTTGTTTTATACTAATCCCTCTTGCTATAATAGGTTCCTCAAAGTATTACCTTGGAAATAATTTGAAATTACCAATAACTAGTGCTGAATATACTTCTTTTGGTAATTATCCCTTTATGATGTTTCAGGAAATGTTAATTACCTTATTTAATTTTATTGCTATTTTATTTGTATGTATATCTATTACTGAAGAATATAGAAAAGGCTCAATTAGATTGATTATGATAAGAGGGTATTCTTTTAAAGAAATATATTTTGCAAAAATAGCCTCTATCATATCTACAATGTTTATATTCTTTGTAGCATATTTTATATTGTCTACAGCAATTGGATATTTTATAGCACCTAAATTATATAGAGTAAAGCTATTTTATCATAGTAGCACCGTAAATAACTTAAAAGCTATTTTTTATTCTTTAAAATACTATGCTTTAGGATTTTTAACTGTTTTAGCAATACTTTCTGTATTTTCTCTTTTTTCAGTGACTTTTAAAAGTTCTACAGGAACTATAGCTACATGTATATGTTTTTTAGTAGGAAGCTTAATTTTTTCAAAAGTTATTGAGCAATGTTATATTATGCTAGTTAACAATCCACTTAACGGTATAAGTCTTATTAAAATAATGGAAAAATTAAATTTTATTACTATTCCTAAGATTCAACATATTGGTATATGTTTAGTTTTAGCTGGATATCCTGGATTAAATTATTGGATTTTAGGTGTTTTAGCATCCTATATAATTATATTTACATTTATAACTTGTACTATATTTTCTAAAAGAGATTATCTTATTTGA
- the msrA gene encoding peptide-methionine (S)-S-oxide reductase MsrA — translation MKEIVLAGGCFWGVEEYMSRIPGMVETKVGYANGTKENPSYEEVCGGVTGHAEACYIKYDERIIPLEELLNKFWNIVDPTVLNKQGNDRGTQYRTGIFYLDEKDLDVIVKSKSLEQKKYKNPIVTEVEPLKCFYDAEDYHQKYLKKNPGGYCHIHLD, via the coding sequence GTGAAGGAAATAGTTTTAGCTGGAGGTTGTTTTTGGGGAGTAGAAGAATATATGTCAAGGATTCCAGGTATGGTAGAAACAAAAGTAGGATATGCCAATGGAACAAAAGAAAATCCAAGTTATGAAGAGGTGTGTGGTGGAGTTACAGGACATGCAGAAGCTTGTTACATAAAATATGATGAAAGAATTATACCCTTAGAAGAACTGCTAAATAAATTTTGGAACATAGTAGATCCAACAGTACTAAACAAACAGGGAAATGATAGAGGAACACAATATAGAACAGGTATATTTTATTTAGATGAAAAAGATTTAGATGTAATTGTGAAAAGTAAATCCTTAGAACAAAAGAAATATAAAAATCCTATAGTTACTGAAGTAGAACCATTAAAGTGTTTTTATGATGCTGAAGATTATCATCAAAAATATTTAAAGAAAAATCCAGGAGGTTATTGTCATATACATTTAGATTAA
- a CDS encoding response regulator, translating to MYTVLHIEQSDFFCKMVESILREKNYDYISTDSFNEAYNLIKEYDIDLIITSLYGKGGNIEDFIKNIGYMDSNDIPIFIVTSDNDHEKKKNLLNLGVFDYLLKDDLKEEITKHVDAVFQDDEYMKNLREAKIAIIDDNSFDCTLEKDMLSKYGIENVDYYNSGKELFKSNKKYDMYLIDMVLENEFGKTLIRQIRRNNIKSSIIAVTVLNNNKTMSNILNCGADDIINKPLDENLFIAKLKSNIRIYTLNKKIKSILKEMKNK from the coding sequence ATGTATACTGTTCTTCATATAGAGCAAAGTGATTTCTTTTGCAAAATGGTAGAAAGCATTCTAAGAGAAAAAAATTATGATTACATATCTACAGATAGTTTTAATGAGGCTTATAATCTAATAAAAGAATATGATATAGATCTTATTATAACTTCCCTTTATGGGAAAGGTGGCAATATAGAGGATTTCATAAAAAATATTGGCTATATGGATTCTAATGATATACCTATATTTATAGTTACAAGTGATAATGACCATGAAAAAAAGAAAAATCTTCTTAATTTAGGTGTATTTGATTATTTATTAAAAGATGATTTAAAAGAAGAAATTACTAAGCATGTAGATGCAGTATTTCAAGATGATGAATACATGAAAAATTTAAGGGAGGCAAAAATTGCAATTATAGATGATAATTCCTTTGATTGCACTCTTGAAAAAGATATGCTATCCAAATATGGCATTGAGAATGTAGATTATTATAATTCTGGTAAAGAATTATTTAAAAGTAATAAAAAATATGATATGTATTTAATTGATATGGTATTGGAAAATGAATTTGGAAAAACTTTAATAAGACAGATAAGAAGGAACAATATAAAATCTTCTATAATAGCTGTTACCGTGTTAAATAATAACAAAACCATGTCTAATATTTTAAATTGTGGCGCAGATGATATTATAAACAAACCTTTAGATGAAAACTTATTTATAGCTAAATTAAAGTCTAATATAAGAATCTATACGTTGAATAAAAAAATAAAAAGCATACTAAAAGAAATGAAAAATAAATAA
- a CDS encoding ATP-binding cassette domain-containing protein translates to MNNIIEVKNLSKNIKGKTIIENMSFNIEKGDIYGFVGPNGAGKTTMIRLLTGLIKSTKGEIFINGIDINKDRKKALLKLGAIVECPIFFEYMTGREILKNLVRLHPNILKEEREKRVDEVLELVDLKNRENDKVSTYSLGMKQRLGIAQALLGKPEIIILDEPANGLDPIGIKDLRDIILKLNSEFKITFLVSSHLLDELQKFSNKIIIINQGRLKFKGSLEELLSMGDGNIEEVFLQVLKTEEVVL, encoded by the coding sequence ATGAATAATATAATAGAAGTCAAAAATTTAAGTAAAAACATTAAAGGAAAAACCATTATAGAAAATATGAGTTTTAATATTGAAAAGGGAGATATATACGGATTTGTAGGTCCTAATGGAGCAGGTAAAACAACTATGATTAGATTACTTACAGGTCTTATAAAATCTACTAAGGGAGAGATTTTCATTAATGGAATAGATATAAACAAAGATAGAAAAAAAGCTCTTTTAAAACTTGGAGCAATAGTAGAATGTCCTATATTTTTTGAGTATATGACAGGAAGAGAAATCTTAAAAAATCTAGTAAGATTACATCCTAATATTTTAAAGGAAGAAAGAGAAAAAAGAGTAGATGAGGTTCTAGAACTTGTAGATTTAAAAAATAGAGAAAATGATAAGGTGTCTACTTATTCTCTAGGAATGAAACAAAGATTAGGTATTGCCCAGGCGCTTTTAGGAAAGCCAGAAATAATCATTTTAGATGAACCGGCCAATGGTTTAGATCCTATTGGAATTAAGGATTTAAGGGATATTATTTTAAAATTAAATAGTGAATTTAAAATAACCTTCTTAGTATCTAGTCACTTACTTGATGAGCTTCAAAAGTTCTCCAATAAAATTATAATTATAAATCAGGGTAGGTTAAAATTTAAAGGATCTTTAGAAGAACTACTTTCCATGGGGGATGGTAATATTGAAGAGGTGTTTTTGCAAGTATTAAAAACTGAGGAGGTAGTTTTATAA
- a CDS encoding HAMP domain-containing histidine kinase: MINSIKNQGKFKKLLCKNIIVIFLIILSLLFGVLSLFRNANSLNSHIETKEKKLSNINNELENIKKNNNNFRTLSYDVWLKQCASTVNLYIYKNTNYLKILSQTSQENLDKRSKDFKIIKENNDYDKLVKFIIIDKTKNTFLTNDTNDIEFIKKNLKLFSEENGELFNYISNKGTWYNISYNSESSPAYSNNPQPIIENPSNYIEAYWFPKNYSYKKEDFNLVKNILKNAEDNYKNDITNETNAIKYLKQDLTRINYLIALFALIIIILLFTLYFIGKENILKGIKNSFIIKLFKSINQWFETRSTFFKAIVFSIFTLPAAIVTMKILSGDRYIKNYVVYILFYIVFILSKFIKFCNYIDEIIKGTNKIISGDLDFTIKEKGDKSLLILSQNINKINKGFKISIEDQIKNEKLKSELVANISHDLKTPLTSIINYTDILIKEDISEDEKEEFLKILNRKSLKLKTLIEDLFEISKINSGKVKLNKQPVDVVELLNQSIAEYSDTEIYKNKNLNFILKTFLPEIKIDLDGNRMSRVFENLINNSLKYSLSNTRIYVEIEDVVKGIKISFKNVSYAPLDFDKKDIFERFTRGDRSRTSDIEGSGLGLAIAKSIVELHDGIMYIDFDGDLFKAIIELYY, translated from the coding sequence TTGATAAATAGCATTAAGAATCAAGGTAAATTTAAAAAACTATTATGCAAAAATATAATTGTAATATTCTTAATTATTCTATCACTATTATTTGGTGTACTTTCCCTTTTCAGAAATGCAAATTCATTAAACTCTCACATAGAAACAAAAGAAAAAAAACTATCTAATATTAATAATGAACTTGAAAATATAAAAAAAAATAATAATAATTTTAGAACTCTCAGTTATGATGTGTGGTTAAAACAATGTGCTAGTACAGTAAATTTATACATATATAAAAATACAAATTATTTAAAAATCTTATCTCAAACTTCACAAGAAAATTTAGATAAAAGAAGTAAAGATTTTAAAATCATAAAAGAAAATAATGACTATGATAAATTAGTAAAATTCATAATTATTGATAAAACCAAAAACACTTTTTTAACTAATGATACTAATGACATAGAATTTATTAAAAAGAACCTTAAGCTATTTTCTGAGGAAAATGGTGAACTATTTAATTATATTTCAAATAAAGGTACTTGGTATAACATATCTTATAATTCCGAAAGTTCGCCGGCATATAGCAACAATCCTCAACCTATAATAGAGAATCCTAGTAATTATATAGAAGCTTATTGGTTTCCTAAAAACTATTCCTATAAAAAAGAGGATTTCAATCTTGTAAAAAATATACTAAAAAATGCTGAGGATAATTATAAAAATGATATAACTAATGAGACTAATGCTATTAAGTATCTAAAACAAGATTTAACTAGAATAAACTATTTAATAGCACTTTTTGCTTTGATTATTATTATTTTATTATTTACTCTATATTTTATTGGAAAAGAAAATATTCTTAAGGGAATAAAAAATAGTTTTATAATTAAATTATTTAAGTCTATAAACCAGTGGTTTGAAACTAGAAGTACTTTTTTCAAGGCAATTGTTTTCAGTATATTTACCTTACCTGCGGCAATTGTTACTATGAAAATATTATCTGGTGATAGATATATAAAAAATTATGTAGTATACATATTATTCTATATAGTATTTATTCTTAGCAAGTTTATTAAATTTTGTAATTATATAGATGAAATAATAAAAGGAACAAATAAAATAATTAGTGGAGATTTAGATTTTACAATAAAAGAAAAAGGTGATAAGTCCCTTTTAATACTTTCTCAAAATATAAATAAAATAAATAAGGGATTTAAAATTTCCATTGAAGATCAAATAAAAAATGAAAAATTGAAAAGTGAACTAGTAGCTAATATATCTCATGATTTAAAGACCCCTCTTACATCAATAATAAATTATACAGATATATTAATAAAAGAAGATATTTCTGAAGATGAAAAAGAAGAATTTTTAAAGATACTCAATAGAAAAAGCTTAAAACTTAAAACACTTATAGAAGATTTATTTGAAATATCTAAAATAAATAGTGGTAAAGTAAAATTAAATAAACAACCAGTTGATGTGGTAGAGCTTTTAAATCAATCTATAGCTGAATACTCTGATACAGAAATATATAAAAATAAAAACTTAAACTTTATACTAAAAACATTCTTACCAGAAATCAAAATTGATTTAGATGGAAATAGGATGTCTAGGGTTTTTGAAAATTTAATAAATAATTCTTTAAAATATTCTTTGAGTAATACACGGATTTATGTAGAAATAGAAGATGTTGTTAAAGGCATAAAAATCTCTTTTAAAAATGTATCCTATGCTCCCCTTGATTTTGATAAAAAAGATATATTTGAAAGATTTACTAGAGGTGATAGATCACGAACCTCAGACATCGAAGGAAGTGGATTAGGACTAGCCATAGCTAAAAGTATAGTAGAACTTCATGATGGAATTATGTATATTGACTTTGATGGAGACTTATTTAAAGCTATAATTGAACTTTACTACTAA
- a CDS encoding glutamate decarboxylase, which produces MLYSSKNKESDDSYATPIFGITKDNYSIPKYKINKNSIAPDIAYRMIKDELMNEGNARLNLATFCQTYMEDKATKIMAETLQKNAIDKSEYPQTTEMENRCVNIISDLWNVPKDMEFLGTSTVGSSEACMLGGMSMKFRWRDQAKKAGIDINNKKPNLVISSGYQVCWEKFCVYWDIEMRTIPMDEDNLSLNVDKVFDYVDEYTIGIIGILGITYTGKFDDIKALDDALEKYNNDHDIKVYIHVDAASGGLFTPFINPEILWDFRLKNVVSINASGHKYGLVYPGIGWILWKDQKYLPKELIFEVSYLGGTMPTLAINFSRSGSQIIGQYYNFLRFGFEGYKKIHERTKDVAMYISKELHNMGLFEIYNDGSNLPIVCYRLKEKSNIKWNLYDLADRLAMKGWQIPAYPLPENLNHIIIQRIVCRSDLGYNLAELLIKDFKTAINDLNNAHILFHEEENQGRYGFTH; this is translated from the coding sequence ATGCTTTATTCTTCGAAAAACAAAGAAAGTGATGATTCTTATGCTACCCCCATCTTTGGTATAACTAAGGACAACTATTCAATTCCTAAGTATAAAATTAATAAAAATTCTATTGCTCCTGATATAGCTTATAGAATGATTAAAGATGAACTTATGAATGAAGGCAACGCTCGTTTAAACTTAGCTACTTTTTGTCAAACCTATATGGAAGATAAAGCTACTAAGATTATGGCAGAAACTCTGCAAAAAAACGCTATTGATAAATCAGAATATCCTCAAACTACAGAAATGGAAAATCGTTGCGTTAATATAATTTCAGATCTTTGGAACGTACCAAAGGATATGGAATTTTTAGGCACTTCTACTGTAGGTTCTTCTGAAGCTTGTATGTTAGGCGGTATGTCTATGAAATTCCGTTGGCGAGATCAAGCTAAAAAAGCTGGTATTGATATTAATAACAAAAAGCCTAATTTAGTAATATCTTCTGGATATCAAGTATGCTGGGAAAAATTCTGTGTATATTGGGATATTGAAATGCGTACTATTCCTATGGATGAAGATAATCTGAGTTTAAATGTAGACAAAGTTTTTGATTATGTAGATGAATATACTATAGGAATTATAGGTATTTTGGGTATAACTTATACGGGTAAATTTGATGACATTAAAGCATTAGATGATGCCCTTGAAAAATATAATAATGACCATGATATAAAGGTATATATACATGTAGATGCTGCTTCTGGTGGTCTTTTTACGCCTTTTATCAATCCAGAAATTTTATGGGATTTTCGTTTAAAAAATGTGGTTTCTATAAATGCCTCTGGTCATAAATATGGATTAGTTTATCCAGGAATAGGATGGATACTTTGGAAAGATCAAAAATATCTTCCTAAGGAATTAATATTTGAAGTAAGTTATTTAGGAGGCACAATGCCAACCCTAGCAATTAATTTTTCTAGATCTGGAAGCCAAATTATAGGACAATATTATAACTTTTTACGATTTGGCTTTGAAGGATATAAAAAAATTCATGAACGAACAAAAGACGTGGCTATGTATATTTCAAAAGAACTTCACAACATGGGATTATTTGAAATATATAATGATGGTAGTAATCTTCCTATAGTTTGCTATAGATTGAAAGAAAAATCTAATATAAAGTGGAATCTTTATGATTTAGCAGATAGATTAGCTATGAAAGGCTGGCAAATACCTGCATATCCATTGCCTGAAAATCTTAATCATATAATAATACAAAGAATAGTTTGCCGTTCAGACTTAGGATATAATTTAGCAGAATTATTAATAAAAGATTTTAAAACAGCAATAAATGATTTAAATAACGCCCATATATTATTTCACGAAGAAGAAAATCAAGGTAGATATGGCTTTACTCATTAG